A DNA window from Egibacteraceae bacterium contains the following coding sequences:
- the glnA gene encoding type I glutamate--ammonia ligase, translating into MASSAEDVLSRITDEGVEFVDFRFCDLPGLMQHFTVPAHVMEAEVFTDGLGFDGSSVRGFQEIQESDMVLLPDPDTAVLDPFRQHKTMVVNCYVKDPVTGESYSRDPRHVARKAEQYLAGTGIADTAYFGPEAEFFIFDDIRFDTRPHESYYHIDAVEGAWNTGKDEGPNLGYKVRHKQGYFPVPPMDHHTDLRSEMTVELENAGIEVELQHHEVGSAGQAEIDIKFDSLLRMADKVMMFKYIVKNVAHRHLKTVTFMPKPIFEDNGSGMHTHMSLWNGGEPLFFDEQGYAQLSDTARHYIGGLLHHAPAVLAFSNPTVNSYRRLVPGYEAPVNLVYSQRNRSAACRIPLISQSPKSKRVEFRVPDPSCNPYLAFSAMLMAGLDGVRNKIEPPDPVDKDIYELPREALLDLPSVPASLEEALAALETDHEFLLEGGVFTEDLIETWIEYKMDAEVSQVRLRPHPYEFHLYYDI; encoded by the coding sequence CACTTCACCGTCCCGGCCCACGTGATGGAGGCGGAGGTCTTCACCGACGGCCTCGGGTTCGATGGGTCGTCGGTCCGGGGGTTCCAGGAGATCCAGGAATCGGACATGGTCCTCCTGCCCGACCCGGACACCGCCGTGCTCGACCCGTTCCGCCAGCACAAGACCATGGTGGTCAACTGCTACGTCAAGGACCCGGTGACGGGCGAGTCCTACAGCCGTGACCCCCGCCACGTCGCCCGCAAGGCCGAGCAGTACCTGGCGGGCACGGGCATTGCCGACACCGCCTACTTCGGGCCCGAGGCCGAGTTCTTCATCTTCGACGACATCCGCTTCGACACCCGTCCCCACGAGTCCTACTACCACATCGACGCGGTCGAGGGCGCCTGGAACACCGGCAAGGACGAGGGCCCGAACCTGGGCTACAAGGTCCGCCACAAGCAGGGCTACTTCCCCGTGCCCCCGATGGACCACCACACCGACCTGCGCAGCGAGATGACCGTCGAGCTCGAGAACGCCGGCATCGAGGTGGAGCTGCAGCACCACGAGGTCGGCAGCGCCGGCCAGGCCGAGATCGACATCAAGTTCGACAGCCTGCTGCGCATGGCCGACAAGGTCATGATGTTCAAGTACATCGTGAAGAACGTGGCGCACCGCCACCTGAAGACCGTCACGTTCATGCCCAAGCCCATCTTCGAGGACAACGGGTCGGGCATGCACACCCACATGTCGCTGTGGAACGGCGGCGAGCCGCTGTTCTTCGACGAGCAGGGCTACGCCCAGCTGTCCGACACCGCCCGCCACTACATCGGCGGTCTGCTCCACCACGCCCCGGCCGTGCTGGCGTTCTCCAACCCCACGGTGAACAGCTACCGCCGGCTCGTGCCCGGCTACGAGGCCCCGGTCAACCTCGTCTACAGCCAGCGCAACCGGTCGGCCGCGTGCCGCATCCCGCTGATCAGCCAGTCACCGAAGTCCAAGCGCGTCGAGTTCCGGGTGCCCGACCCCTCCTGCAACCCCTACCTGGCCTTCAGCGCCATGCTGATGGCCGGCCTCGACGGGGTCCGCAACAAGATCGAGCCGCCCGACCCCGTCGACAAGGACATCTACGAGCTGCCCCGCGAGGCCCTGCTCGACCTGCCGAGCGTGCCGGCCAGCCTCGAGGAGGCCCTGGCGGCCCTGGAGACCGACCACGAGTTCCTGCTCGAGGGCGGGGTGTTCACCGAGGACCTCATCGAGACCTGGATCGAGTACAAGATGGACGCCGAGGTCTCCCAGGTCCGTCTACGCCCGCACCCCTACGAGTTCCATCTGTACTACGACATCTGA